In a genomic window of Perognathus longimembris pacificus isolate PPM17 chromosome 21, ASM2315922v1, whole genome shotgun sequence:
- the Ppp2cb gene encoding serine/threonine-protein phosphatase 2A catalytic subunit beta isoform: MDDKAFTKDLDQWVEQLNECKQLHENQVRTLCEKAKEILTKESNVQEVRCPVTVCGDVHGQFHDLMELFRIGGKSPDTNYLFMGDYVDRGYYSVETVTLLVALKVRYPERITILRGNHESRQITQVYGFYDECLRKYGNANVWKYFTDLFDYLPLTALVDGQIFCLHGGLSPSIDTLDHIRALDRLQEVPHEGPMCDLLWSDPDDRGGWGISPRGAGYTFGQDISETFNHANGLTLVSRAHQLVMEGYNWCHDRNVVTIFSAPNYCYRCGNQAAIMELDDTLKYSFLQFDPAPRRGEPHVTRRTPDYFL, from the exons ATGGACGACAAGGCGTTCACCAAGGATCTGGACCAGTGGGTGGAGCAGCTCAACGAGTGCAAGCAGCTCCACGAGAACCAAGTGCGGACGCTGTGCGAGAAG GCTAAGGAAATTTTAACAAAAGAATCCAATGTACAAGAAGTCCGTTGTCCCGTCACTGTCTGCGGAGATGTGCATGGCCAATTCCACGACCTCATGGAACTCTTCAGAATTGGCGGGAAGTCGCCAGATACAAACTATCTGTTCATGGGCGATTATGTGGACAGAGGTTATTACTCTGTGGAGACTGTGACTCTTCTTGTAGCATTAAAG GTTCGATATCCTGAACGCATTACAATCTTGAGAGGAAATCATGAAAGCCGGCAAATTACCCAAGTTTATGGCTTTTATGACGAATGTCTACGGAAGTATGGAAATGCCAATGTTTGGAAATATTTTACAGATCTATTTGATTATCTTCCACTTACAGCTTTAGTAGATGGACAA ATATTCTGCCTCCATGGTGGCCTGTCTCCATCTATAGACACGCTGGATCACATAAGAGCTCTGGATCGTTTACAAGAAGTCCCACATGag GGCCCGATGTGTGACCTGCTGTGGTCGGATCCGGATGACCGAGGTGGATGGGGGATTTCACCACGTGGCGCCGGCTACACATTTGGACAGGACATTTCTGAGACATTTAACCATGCCAACGGTCTCACACTGGTTTCTCGTGCTCATCAGCTTGTAATGGAG GGATACAATTGGTGCCATGATCGGAATGTGGTCACCATCTTCAGTGCGCCCAATTACTGCTACCGCTGCGGGAACCAGGCTGCTATCATGGAGTTGGATGACACGCTAAAATATTCCTT CCTCCAGTTTGACCCAGCGCCCCGTCGCGGAGAGCCTCACGTGACCAGGCGCACCCCAGACTACTTCCTGTAA